A portion of the Pseudoalteromonas luteoviolacea genome contains these proteins:
- the pgsA gene encoding CDP-diacylglycerol--glycerol-3-phosphate 3-phosphatidyltransferase: MWNIPNTLTTFRLFLIPVFAVVFYLPYSWAFFAAAFIFWLASVTDILDGYLARKLNQSTPFGAFLDPVADKVMVSVALVMIAAHYQNVWITFAAVVIISREIVISALREWMAGLGKRASVAVSSLGKFKTAAQMLAIIGLIWQFSPWMLMLSYILLATATVLTIVSMLQYLVAAKGELLKS, from the coding sequence ATGTGGAATATTCCAAATACGTTAACAACATTTAGGTTGTTTCTTATCCCCGTCTTTGCTGTGGTATTTTATTTACCTTATTCATGGGCGTTTTTTGCTGCGGCATTTATTTTCTGGCTGGCATCCGTAACGGATATATTGGATGGATATTTGGCTCGTAAGCTAAATCAATCCACGCCTTTTGGTGCATTTCTTGATCCTGTTGCTGATAAAGTGATGGTGAGTGTTGCACTGGTTATGATTGCTGCTCATTATCAAAATGTGTGGATTACATTTGCAGCGGTTGTGATTATCAGCCGTGAAATTGTTATTTCGGCATTAAGAGAGTGGATGGCAGGTCTTGGTAAGAGGGCCAGTGTAGCAGTCTCTTCTTTGGGAAAGTTTAAAACCGCAGCTCAAATGCTTGCGATCATTGGTCTTATTTGGCAGTTTTCGCCTTGGATGCTGATGCTGAGTTATATTCTATTGGCGACAGCGACGGTACTGACAATTGTTTCTATGCTGCAATATTTGGTCGCTGCGAAGGGTGAATTGCTCAAATCTTAA
- the uvrC gene encoding excinuclease ABC subunit UvrC has translation MAEFDHKSFLKTLSTEPGVYRMYDDEHQVIYVGKAKNLKKRVSSYFRKNIPDSKTRVLVSNIVNIEVTLTNTETEALLLENNLIKKYQPRYNILLRDDKSYPYILLTEHKHPRIAFHRGARKQKGEYYGPFPSSAAVSESLRLMQKIFPVRQCEDAYYRARSRPCLQHQLKRCSAPCVDKVTESEYAEQVELVRQFLGGKSHLVIEALVAKMESASMALNFEAAAKYRDQIALLRQMQEQQSVAGNFAEMDVIGFAQRNGLCAIHMLMIRDHKILGSKTYFPKVPKDSTEDEILTSFIGQYYVSNGSNARIASDIVLPFELSEHKELTEALTQLSKRKVHVRSNVRAERANYLALATKNALNSIMVKQSAQDAVSKRYALLKEAVGLVDIHRMECFDISHTMGENTVASCVVFDAQGPNTKEYRRYNVTGITPGDDYAAMDFALHKRYTKIVDESKVPDIIFIDGGKGQLARAEAFFENWKLDKMPMLIGVAKGTSRKPGLETLLFDGGRKTINLDSDSPALHLIQHIRDESHRFAIAGHRNKRQKQRTQSVLEEIGGVGNKRRQALLKYLGGLQGVKSANIQQLGQVPGISPQLAEKIFNHLHDKA, from the coding sequence ATGGCTGAATTTGATCACAAATCGTTTTTAAAAACGTTATCTACTGAGCCTGGTGTTTATCGTATGTATGATGATGAACACCAAGTAATATATGTTGGTAAAGCAAAGAATTTAAAAAAGAGAGTAAGTAGTTACTTTCGTAAAAATATCCCTGACAGCAAAACCCGTGTCCTAGTTAGTAATATAGTCAATATTGAAGTCACGCTGACAAATACAGAGACAGAAGCGCTATTGCTTGAAAATAACTTAATTAAGAAATATCAGCCTCGCTATAACATTTTGCTTCGTGACGACAAGTCATATCCATACATTTTATTGACCGAACATAAACATCCCAGAATTGCTTTTCACCGTGGTGCCCGCAAGCAAAAAGGTGAGTATTATGGTCCTTTCCCAAGCAGTGCAGCGGTGTCTGAAAGCTTGCGCTTAATGCAAAAAATCTTTCCTGTTCGCCAGTGTGAAGATGCATATTATCGTGCGCGTAGCCGCCCGTGTCTGCAGCATCAATTAAAGCGGTGTTCAGCGCCTTGCGTTGATAAGGTCACAGAAAGTGAATACGCAGAACAAGTTGAACTGGTAAGACAGTTTTTAGGTGGCAAGTCTCATCTGGTTATAGAAGCGTTAGTTGCAAAAATGGAAAGTGCAAGTATGGCTTTAAACTTTGAAGCTGCCGCAAAATATCGAGACCAAATAGCGTTATTGAGGCAGATGCAGGAGCAGCAATCGGTTGCAGGTAATTTCGCGGAGATGGATGTGATTGGCTTTGCTCAACGCAACGGTCTATGTGCGATACATATGTTGATGATCCGCGACCATAAAATTTTAGGCAGTAAGACCTATTTTCCAAAAGTCCCTAAGGACTCCACAGAAGATGAAATTTTAACATCATTTATCGGCCAATATTATGTCTCTAATGGTTCAAATGCACGGATAGCGAGTGACATAGTATTGCCATTTGAGTTATCTGAACATAAAGAATTGACAGAGGCCTTGACCCAGTTGTCAAAGCGTAAAGTTCATGTCCGTTCAAATGTTAGAGCGGAACGAGCCAATTATTTAGCGCTGGCAACAAAAAATGCATTAAATAGCATTATGGTTAAACAAAGTGCGCAAGATGCGGTAAGTAAACGCTATGCGCTGTTGAAAGAAGCTGTTGGCTTGGTTGATATCCATCGTATGGAATGTTTCGATATCAGTCATACTATGGGTGAAAATACGGTGGCTTCATGTGTTGTATTTGATGCTCAAGGCCCCAATACCAAAGAATATCGTCGCTATAATGTGACTGGGATCACGCCTGGAGATGATTATGCAGCGATGGATTTTGCGCTCCATAAGCGATATACAAAGATCGTTGACGAGTCAAAAGTACCGGATATTATTTTTATTGACGGTGGTAAAGGACAGTTGGCAAGGGCTGAAGCGTTTTTTGAAAATTGGAAACTAGATAAAATGCCAATGTTGATAGGTGTTGCCAAGGGCACTAGTCGTAAACCAGGTTTAGAAACGCTATTATTCGATGGTGGTCGCAAAACCATTAATTTGGACAGTGACTCACCGGCGTTGCATTTGATACAGCATATTCGAGATGAGTCGCATCGCTTTGCAATTGCAGGTCATCGAAATAAGCGACAGAAGCAGCGAACTCAGTCGGTGTTAGAAGAAATAGGCGGTGTAGGTAATAAGCGGCGACAGGCCCTATTAAAGTACTTAGGAGGATTACAAGGCGTTAAATCCGCCAATATACAACAATTAGGGCAAGTGCCTGGGATCAGTCCGCAGTTGGCTGAAAAGATATTTAACCATTTGCATGACAAAGCTTGA
- the uvrY gene encoding UvrY/SirA/GacA family response regulator transcription factor, whose translation MINVLLVDDHELVRTGIKRILDDVRGFKVVGEAKTGEEAVTFCRQSEPDIVLMDMNMPGIGGLEATKKICRYCPDVKVIVLTVHCEDPFPSKVMQIGAHGYLTKSAGPDEMINAIRSVNSGQRYIAPEIAQQIALAQFSGKVDENPFQSLSDRELQIMLMITKGEKAQDIAERLNLSSKTVNSYRYRMFEKLDVSGDVELTHLAIRHKMIDIDSSR comes from the coding sequence TTGATTAACGTACTTTTAGTTGATGATCATGAACTTGTAAGGACTGGGATCAAACGCATTTTAGATGATGTGCGTGGTTTCAAGGTGGTCGGAGAGGCTAAAACTGGGGAAGAGGCGGTTACTTTTTGCCGTCAGAGTGAACCTGATATCGTATTAATGGACATGAATATGCCGGGGATCGGCGGATTGGAAGCAACGAAAAAGATCTGCCGCTACTGTCCTGATGTTAAAGTGATTGTTTTGACAGTGCACTGTGAAGATCCGTTTCCAAGTAAAGTGATGCAAATTGGAGCTCATGGTTATTTAACGAAAAGTGCCGGACCGGATGAAATGATCAATGCTATCCGTTCAGTGAATTCTGGTCAGCGTTATATTGCACCTGAGATAGCACAGCAAATTGCTTTGGCTCAGTTCAGTGGTAAAGTTGATGAAAATCCTTTTCAATCATTATCTGATCGAGAATTGCAAATCATGCTGATGATCACTAAGGGTGAAAAGGCGCAAGATATTGCCGAGAGGCTCAACTTAAGCTCTAAAACTGTTAATAGTTACAGATACAGAATGTTCGAAAAATTGGACGTAAGTGGTGATGTTGAGCTGACTCACTTGGCGATTCGTCATAAAATGATTGATATTGATAGTTCTCGTTAG
- a CDS encoding carbohydrate binding family 9 domain-containing protein: protein MFRSTSLICALLLSLKATASTNAIEIPFIAQEASIDGKLNEPVWRSAKEIIVDNVSWPYDNTKSPVQTKALVYENGDALFVAFIASDANPNDIRAHYRDRDKIWNDDLVGIKIDSLNTSQNAYQFFINPLGVQMDSIENELTKNENTSWNGIWSSKGKITDDGYRVEVKIPLRVLNFSDSPGRKKMAMEFLRFLPRSERLRISNMQLDHNNSCWICQMPAVSGFESAKQNSNLTITPALAIAHTQTRDIDGAVVPDFESDTNYEPGLDVKWAVTPDTTLNLTLNPDFSQVEADTGQLSVNNSFSLFFPEKRAFFLENSDYFSSHLNLTHTRNVSAPDYGVKATSSQNGHTFAGFIANDDATHVLIPGNLGSSIVSLEQKSENAAFRYRYDAGDEFSIGATSTLRQSEDYQNKVLSIDSKYRPTKHDTVKLQAITTHTEYDRHFIDELCDGDPIDTCDIDESVLRIQNQDEQTGVGYYASYEHNRKHWRAFGSYRNYDAAMRADLGFVSQVDFNKFVTGFEYRWYGDENNWWNRANWYSDWDITHNEDGELLEKEVQSNFKVQGPLQSTIQFGFDHRKRTGQRHDESLLNIDGNTDMFTENFQWMYLEMKPKAGVFAGLTLNTGNKLDITNNRLGQRYIVKPTLDFNLGRHFEVKLRHTYERLEHEGDNVYTANLSDARFTYQFGINSYVRLALINLDIERNQQKYMDDVDSQYKKLSTQLLYAYKLNPETVLFVGYSDSGYKDDDLSNITKDNKTFFAKFSYAWLR from the coding sequence ATGTTTAGAAGTACCAGTCTTATATGTGCGCTGCTTTTGTCATTAAAAGCGACAGCATCAACCAACGCAATTGAAATCCCTTTTATTGCTCAAGAAGCATCAATTGATGGCAAACTCAATGAGCCTGTGTGGCGATCAGCAAAAGAAATTATAGTAGACAACGTATCATGGCCCTATGACAACACTAAAAGTCCAGTACAAACCAAGGCATTAGTGTACGAGAATGGTGATGCCTTGTTTGTCGCCTTTATCGCTTCAGACGCCAATCCAAATGACATTCGAGCACATTACAGAGATAGAGACAAAATCTGGAATGATGACCTAGTAGGAATAAAAATTGACTCGCTCAACACCAGCCAGAATGCTTACCAGTTTTTTATTAATCCACTCGGTGTGCAAATGGACTCGATTGAGAATGAGTTAACAAAAAACGAAAACACATCATGGAATGGGATTTGGTCAAGCAAAGGAAAAATCACAGACGATGGCTACAGAGTTGAAGTAAAAATCCCATTGCGCGTTTTGAATTTTAGTGACTCGCCGGGACGAAAAAAAATGGCGATGGAGTTTTTGCGCTTTTTACCAAGAAGTGAGCGTCTGCGTATTTCAAATATGCAATTAGACCACAACAATAGTTGTTGGATATGCCAAATGCCCGCAGTCAGTGGATTTGAAAGCGCCAAACAAAATAGTAACCTCACTATCACCCCCGCTCTTGCCATAGCACATACGCAAACGCGTGACATTGATGGGGCAGTCGTGCCGGATTTTGAAAGTGACACGAATTATGAACCAGGCTTAGATGTTAAATGGGCCGTAACCCCAGACACTACCTTGAACCTCACACTCAACCCCGACTTCTCTCAAGTTGAAGCTGACACAGGTCAGCTTAGTGTAAACAACAGTTTCAGTTTGTTCTTCCCAGAAAAGCGCGCTTTCTTTTTGGAGAACAGCGACTATTTTTCATCTCATTTAAACCTCACCCACACCCGAAACGTGTCAGCACCCGATTATGGTGTAAAAGCCACCAGCAGCCAAAACGGCCATACGTTTGCAGGGTTCATAGCCAATGACGATGCGACACATGTACTCATACCAGGTAATTTAGGTTCTAGTATTGTATCTCTCGAGCAGAAAAGTGAAAACGCCGCTTTTAGATACCGTTATGATGCTGGCGATGAGTTTTCCATTGGGGCGACAAGCACATTGAGGCAAAGTGAGGATTATCAAAATAAGGTGCTTAGTATCGACTCTAAATACCGTCCAACCAAGCATGATACCGTCAAGCTACAAGCTATTACGACCCACACTGAATATGACCGACACTTTATAGATGAACTGTGTGATGGTGATCCAATAGACACATGTGACATAGACGAAAGTGTTTTACGCATCCAAAATCAAGATGAGCAAACTGGTGTAGGGTATTACGCCAGCTATGAACACAACCGTAAACATTGGCGTGCATTTGGCTCATATCGCAACTATGACGCAGCAATGCGCGCTGATCTGGGCTTTGTGTCTCAAGTGGACTTCAATAAATTTGTTACTGGCTTTGAATATCGTTGGTATGGAGACGAAAATAATTGGTGGAATCGAGCGAATTGGTACAGTGACTGGGATATTACCCACAATGAAGACGGAGAATTACTAGAAAAAGAAGTACAGTCTAACTTCAAAGTACAAGGTCCGTTGCAAAGTACCATCCAATTTGGATTTGACCACAGAAAGCGCACAGGACAACGCCATGATGAATCACTGCTTAATATCGATGGCAATACCGATATGTTTACTGAGAACTTTCAGTGGATGTATTTAGAGATGAAGCCCAAAGCAGGTGTATTTGCAGGCCTGACACTTAACACAGGTAATAAATTGGATATTACAAATAATCGGTTGGGTCAACGATACATTGTCAAACCTACGCTCGATTTCAATTTGGGTCGGCACTTTGAAGTCAAACTGCGCCACACCTATGAACGATTAGAGCACGAAGGCGATAATGTCTACACTGCTAATTTATCTGATGCCAGATTCACTTATCAATTTGGTATCAATAGCTATGTGAGATTAGCCTTGATCAATTTAGATATAGAGCGCAATCAGCAAAAGTATATGGACGACGTGGACAGCCAATACAAAAAACTAAGTACACAATTATTGTATGCATATAAGCTTAATCCAGAAACCGTGCTATTTGTTGGGTACTCTGACAGCGGCTACAAAGATGATGACCTGAGCAATATCACCAAGGACAATAAAACCTTCTTTGCCAAATTTAGCTATGCGTGGCTGCGTTAA
- a CDS encoding dicarboxylate/amino acid:cation symporter — MSLIIKLVAGILGGILAGLYLPLGLTELLYTAKVIIGQLISFTIPLIILFFIASGIAGLPKTSGHLLGKTVGFAYSSTVIAGTLAVLLVLFATGFFEGSVAYEASKGAELKGYIQLEIPPIMSVMTALAAAFIFGIGISQLNLGQLKDVVDQGRDVIDALLAKVIIPALPFYIAGVFAEMAVAGTVVDTLSTFGVVLVAAVGMHWLWLTTLFIVTGLMLKRSPLELVKNMLPAYFTAIGTMSSAATIPVSLRASKANGVSEEVANFSVPLCATIHLSGSTITIVTCAMAVMFLSPTMAIPSLLEMLPFIFMLGIVMIAAPGAPGGAVMSALGLLTSMLGFDESAIALMIALYLAQDSFGTACNVTGDGVIALWVNRFSEKGE; from the coding sequence ATGTCTCTAATAATAAAACTCGTCGCCGGTATCCTCGGCGGTATCTTGGCAGGTTTGTACTTGCCTTTAGGTCTGACTGAGCTGCTGTATACAGCGAAAGTAATTATAGGCCAACTAATAAGCTTCACTATTCCTCTGATTATCTTATTTTTCATCGCATCAGGCATTGCCGGTTTACCTAAAACATCGGGGCATCTTTTAGGTAAGACGGTTGGTTTTGCATATAGCTCTACGGTCATTGCAGGTACACTCGCTGTATTACTCGTTTTATTCGCAACGGGTTTCTTTGAAGGGAGTGTTGCATATGAAGCATCTAAAGGTGCAGAGTTAAAAGGGTATATTCAGTTAGAGATCCCACCAATTATGAGTGTAATGACGGCTTTAGCTGCTGCATTTATTTTTGGTATTGGTATTAGTCAACTTAACTTGGGTCAGCTCAAAGATGTGGTAGATCAAGGCAGAGATGTAATCGATGCGCTGCTTGCCAAAGTTATTATTCCGGCATTGCCGTTTTACATTGCAGGTGTTTTCGCTGAGATGGCCGTTGCTGGCACGGTTGTTGATACATTAAGTACATTTGGTGTGGTCTTAGTCGCAGCGGTAGGTATGCATTGGTTATGGTTAACAACATTATTTATTGTAACGGGGCTAATGCTCAAACGAAGTCCGTTAGAATTAGTGAAAAATATGCTACCAGCCTATTTTACAGCAATTGGTACCATGTCTAGTGCGGCAACTATTCCCGTTTCTTTGCGAGCGAGTAAAGCAAATGGTGTTTCAGAAGAAGTTGCAAACTTTTCCGTTCCTTTATGTGCTACAATTCATTTATCCGGTTCGACGATTACAATTGTGACTTGTGCCATGGCGGTAATGTTCTTATCACCAACGATGGCAATTCCGTCGTTACTGGAAATGTTACCATTTATCTTTATGTTAGGTATTGTGATGATTGCTGCACCAGGTGCACCTGGTGGTGCGGTTATGTCTGCATTGGGCTTGTTAACTTCCATGCTTGGCTTCGATGAAAGTGCAATTGCTCTGATGATAGCACTTTACCTTGCGCAAGATAGCTTCGGTACGGCATGTAATGTCACCGGTGATGGTGTGATCGCACTGTGGGTAAACCGATTCTCTGAAAAAGGAGAATAG
- a CDS encoding ATP-binding protein, whose amino-acid sequence MHILLSDKRYTYSPKFRFIKPKDRQKVKVKFANDLILALGYKFKEQSNYFAMAAEAAFMSLNPLDRQNNQFFIELNLETSNQETVNLQEDSTSVGLGYALSCALAYRAHIQKPIKHTYTCFATGEVSPSGNVHSIGHINNKIQGAIYAMTHRHTGPFVIFYPLANHDEIDDALIKEVALLGGELSPVEHITEALQLLLGDDYDGAQQSGSLTFKGLRSFEPHDAYYFFGRDQLTSDLLTLFNESKSLIKVHGVSGSGKSSLIKAGLLPALIQQENNVHWQIGLPKDFADSNALLKHFICSNKAGFESVLKTMSVGIEQFIEELIKLNTTFLDELALHLTAHKKNYIWYIDQFEEIFEIEPNNQLLQSLALLSEHTSINVIVSIRSEYLHHTDMVGRDFYVPHSLTAEDWLKIINYQAIALGIKLEDGLAQTIQTEALKLSHALPAVEYLLAQMHALAIDSNQPKVLTFSQYNQLNKLTGVVYRQAEYILGQFEPLTEQFFELFIGVNINGTCYSKHVDFLVLEQENPHLLELVNALIEKQLVIRHQVHKHPPYVKLTHDCLITIAEERSLDQQIWPRFYIWLSARKEYLQWFHGVEAKYKQWKIFTSQPEEQDNFMLGKHELQDGTKYLSQPGTISLQSIKNYILASQAFYQSTLEQQNKAQKKRLFTTSILFVCAMSAASFAYYQKQLVQSEQAKTAQALSHLKDNVLLNIDSIEPILAQYLPTFQRKYLNGHISKLVSSVDDIALDDIDKLRLLLIKVRILRQDDSTHIDELQEVLATLERRIQDIDHNNPKEVQIAISFNYEFGVLLIKQGRSEEAQQYLELALKQIDDIPVDATSTLFKAKVVSQIAFMALWAGDVQLAAEKYNETLQLLDSQVPTEKLDQEFNILRINTFRNLAKTVSSEQQASDLLLRAKTALENQLKTDPNHLVFQYNLLRIYINLAENSSNNVEADKYYNHANELVKLYAIKDPDNVHVQVAQLLLASRLGSSKLKQGYLVEAQTHFLEGLDITRKLRVLNDNNIDWQGHSIELYMTYADYFTKTNQTEQSAQYYEKALKAAKRLYNQDINNVDFISLLQGAHSKVAIHLYNQGDKKTAQAHLKEAEAYAKHLTRVHPDNQGYQVSYRKKLFNLGYIASEIGETEDACNYFGAGKALTDTFLQSHTSIQWQKAQNKFEHYIELLKCN is encoded by the coding sequence ATGCACATTCTGCTATCTGATAAGCGCTATACATACAGCCCGAAGTTCAGATTTATAAAACCGAAAGATCGCCAAAAAGTAAAAGTTAAATTTGCCAATGACTTGATACTTGCCCTAGGTTATAAGTTTAAAGAGCAAAGTAACTATTTTGCTATGGCAGCTGAAGCTGCATTTATGTCTCTAAATCCATTAGATAGGCAGAATAACCAATTTTTTATTGAGTTGAACCTAGAGACCAGCAATCAAGAGACAGTTAACTTACAAGAGGACAGTACCAGCGTTGGACTGGGTTATGCGTTGAGCTGCGCTTTAGCATATCGCGCGCATATTCAAAAGCCCATTAAACACACATATACATGCTTCGCTACTGGCGAGGTATCACCGAGTGGAAACGTACATAGCATTGGCCATATCAACAATAAGATCCAAGGGGCAATCTATGCGATGACTCACCGCCATACAGGCCCTTTTGTCATCTTCTATCCACTTGCCAATCATGATGAGATCGACGATGCACTCATCAAAGAGGTCGCATTATTAGGGGGCGAGTTATCACCAGTAGAACATATTACCGAGGCATTACAGCTATTACTTGGGGATGACTATGATGGAGCGCAGCAGTCTGGTTCGCTGACCTTTAAAGGCTTGCGCAGCTTTGAGCCCCATGACGCTTACTACTTTTTTGGCCGTGACCAACTAACTTCTGATCTCTTAACACTATTTAATGAAAGCAAATCCCTGATCAAGGTCCACGGTGTTTCCGGCAGCGGCAAATCAAGTTTAATTAAAGCAGGCCTACTACCTGCACTTATTCAGCAGGAAAACAATGTTCACTGGCAGATAGGACTGCCTAAAGACTTTGCGGACAGTAATGCATTACTCAAACATTTTATTTGCTCGAATAAAGCAGGGTTTGAGTCAGTACTAAAAACAATGTCAGTTGGTATAGAGCAGTTCATAGAAGAGCTCATCAAATTAAATACCACCTTTTTAGATGAGCTCGCACTTCATCTCACAGCCCATAAAAAAAACTATATTTGGTACATTGACCAATTTGAAGAAATTTTTGAAATTGAACCCAATAATCAGCTATTACAAAGTTTAGCACTGTTATCTGAACACACCTCTATAAATGTCATAGTTAGCATAAGAAGTGAGTACTTACACCATACTGATATGGTGGGCAGAGACTTTTATGTACCTCATAGTTTAACGGCTGAAGATTGGCTCAAAATAATCAATTACCAAGCAATTGCCTTAGGTATTAAACTAGAAGATGGTTTAGCACAAACAATACAAACAGAAGCGTTAAAGCTTTCCCATGCATTACCTGCGGTGGAATATTTATTAGCCCAAATGCATGCCTTGGCTATCGACAGTAATCAACCAAAAGTACTGACATTTTCACAATATAACCAGCTCAACAAGTTGACTGGAGTTGTGTATCGACAAGCAGAGTATATCTTAGGACAATTTGAGCCATTAACAGAGCAGTTTTTTGAATTGTTTATAGGCGTGAATATCAATGGTACTTGCTATTCAAAACATGTCGATTTCTTGGTGTTAGAACAGGAAAACCCGCATCTACTTGAATTGGTAAATGCACTGATTGAAAAACAGCTTGTGATCAGGCATCAAGTACACAAGCACCCTCCCTATGTAAAATTAACACACGACTGCCTTATCACCATTGCAGAAGAGCGCTCTCTTGATCAACAGATCTGGCCACGGTTTTATATTTGGTTAAGTGCAAGAAAAGAGTATCTGCAATGGTTTCATGGCGTAGAAGCCAAATATAAACAGTGGAAAATTTTCACATCCCAGCCCGAAGAGCAAGATAACTTCATGCTGGGCAAACATGAATTACAAGATGGTACTAAGTATCTTAGCCAACCTGGCACTATTAGCCTACAATCAATCAAAAACTATATTCTTGCATCTCAAGCTTTTTACCAATCAACACTCGAGCAGCAAAATAAAGCACAAAAAAAGCGTCTATTTACCACTAGCATATTGTTTGTGTGTGCAATGAGTGCAGCATCATTTGCTTACTACCAAAAGCAATTAGTGCAGTCCGAACAAGCCAAAACAGCACAAGCGCTCTCTCATTTAAAAGACAACGTGTTACTGAACATAGACTCCATTGAGCCGATACTTGCCCAGTACTTACCAACATTTCAACGTAAGTATTTAAATGGCCATATCTCAAAACTCGTATCGAGTGTCGACGACATTGCATTGGACGACATTGATAAACTCAGATTATTACTCATCAAGGTAAGAATATTACGACAAGATGACTCTACACATATCGATGAATTGCAAGAGGTACTCGCGACTTTAGAGCGCCGAATACAAGATATTGACCACAACAACCCGAAAGAAGTACAGATTGCTATTTCCTTTAACTATGAATTTGGCGTGTTATTGATAAAGCAAGGGAGAAGTGAGGAAGCTCAACAGTATTTGGAACTCGCATTAAAGCAAATAGATGATATACCCGTCGATGCTACTTCAACACTCTTTAAAGCAAAAGTTGTCTCACAAATTGCATTTATGGCCTTGTGGGCTGGAGATGTCCAACTCGCTGCCGAAAAATACAATGAAACATTACAATTATTGGACTCTCAAGTACCAACAGAAAAACTCGACCAAGAGTTTAATATCTTAAGAATTAATACATTCCGAAACCTTGCGAAAACGGTCTCTTCAGAGCAACAAGCTAGTGATTTACTATTAAGAGCTAAGACGGCACTTGAAAACCAATTAAAAACTGATCCAAACCATCTTGTCTTTCAGTATAATTTATTAAGAATTTACATAAACTTAGCTGAAAACAGCAGTAATAATGTAGAAGCAGATAAGTACTATAACCACGCCAATGAACTGGTCAAGCTCTATGCCATTAAAGACCCTGACAACGTCCATGTTCAAGTCGCACAACTACTTTTAGCGAGCAGGTTAGGTAGTAGCAAACTGAAGCAAGGCTATCTAGTCGAGGCTCAAACACACTTCCTTGAAGGCTTAGACATTACTAGAAAGCTACGCGTATTAAATGACAATAACATAGACTGGCAAGGGCACAGCATTGAGCTGTATATGACTTATGCCGACTACTTCACAAAAACGAATCAAACCGAACAAAGTGCACAATATTACGAAAAAGCACTTAAAGCGGCCAAAAGGCTATACAACCAAGATATCAATAATGTGGACTTTATCAGCCTTTTACAGGGAGCACATTCGAAAGTCGCTATCCATTTGTACAACCAAGGGGATAAAAAGACTGCACAAGCTCATCTAAAGGAAGCTGAAGCTTATGCCAAGCACCTAACGCGAGTGCACCCTGACAATCAGGGCTACCAAGTTAGCTATAGAAAGAAGTTATTTAACCTTGGATATATTGCTTCAGAAATCGGTGAGACAGAGGATGCCTGTAATTACTTTGGAGCGGGTAAAGCCCTCACAGACACATTCTTGCAATCACACACAAGTATTCAGTGGCAAAAAGCACAAAATAAATTTGAACATTATATAGAATTATTGAAGTGTAACTAA